TGGCGACGAGGGGCAGGCCGCGGGCCAGGGCCTCGGCCAGCGCCATGCCGTAGCCCTCGAACAGCGAGGCCGAGACCGCGAGGTCGGCCTCTTGATAGAGCCGCTCCAGGGCCTCGGGCGTCACCGTGCCCGCGAGCGTGATGCGGTCCCGGAGGCACGAGGCGGCGATCTGCGCGCGCAGGGCGGCGGCGCAAGCGGGCGCCCGGTCGAGGCTCCCGGCGATGGTGAGCGACCAGTCGAGATCGATCAGTGCGGCGAGGGCCTGTACCAGCACGGCGTAGCCCTTGCGCGGCGTCACGGTGCCGACGGCCAGCAGCCTGACATGCGGGCCCGGCCGCGGCGCCACCCGGGCGGCGGGGGCGGTGCCGGGCTCGGCGATCGCGATCCGCGCGTGATCCACGCCGAACTCGGCCGCGAGCAACCGGGCGGTGTAGCGGCTCGTCGCGACGACACGGTCTGCGAGCGCCAGCACCGCCCGCTCGCTCGCGACCAGGGCCGCCGCCCGCTCCGGCGACAGGCCGGTCTCGTAGCCGAGGGGGTGATGCACCAGCACCGAGACCGGGCGCCCGACGGCGCGGATCAGATCCGGCGGCAGCGCCCCGTAGGCGAGGCCGTCGACGAGGAGGCCCGTCCCGGCCGGTACCGCCGCCAGGAGGACCGCGGTACGGGCGAGATCGTCGGGGCCCGGAGCCGGAAATCCGCCCGGCAGCGCCAGATGGGTCGCCGCGACGCCGTGCGCCGGCAGATGCGCCAGGATTTCGCGGGCATAGGCGTAGCCCCCGGTCGGGGCCGAGAGGTCGCCCGGGACGGCGAGACAGAGGCGCATCAGGCGAGCGGCGCCTCGAACCAGGCCCGCGCCAGGTGGGATTCGTGCAGGGTCACCCGGATGCGGCTCACGCCCTCGCCACCGGGGCCGAGATCGCCGGCCCGGGCGGCGGCGGCCATCGCGCCGTGGATGTGCCCGCACAGGAATTCGGTGGTGGTGTTCTTGCCTGCGAATTCCGGCAGGTCGTCCAGGTTGCGGTAGTTGATGGGCGCCAGGATCGTCTTCAGCGCCTCGCTCGCCCGGCCGATATCGACCACCACCCCGTCCGGGGTCAGGCTCTCGCGGAAGAACGCGACGTCGACCACGAAGGTCGCCCCGTGCAGGGCCTGCGCCGGCCCGAACAGCTCGCCCCGGAAACTGTGGGCGATCATCACGTGGTCGCGGACCTCGATGGCGTACATGGGGTCTCCTTCAAGAGCATTGTCCGACGAAGTGGATGCCGGTTCGTCGTAGAAAATGCGGCAAAACAAAGACTACGGCACGTCGCGATTGCAGTGCGATCGTGACGTGCCCTAGTACCGGATCACGGTGCACAGGCCCGGCGCGCCGGGCGCGAGCAGGCGGGGGAGGGCGGCGGGCAGGGCGTCGAAGGCGACCTCCTCGGTGACGAGGGCGTCGAGGCGGGGATCGCGCAGCAGGGCGAGGGCCTTGGCGAGGCGGCGCCGGTGGCTCCAGCGCGGGCGGCGCGAGGCCGCCACCGCCCCGACCTGGCTGGCGATCAGGCGCAGGCGCCGGGCATGGAAGGCGAGGCCGAGCGGCGCGGCGACGGTATCGGTGCCGTACCAGCTCAATTCGACGATCGTCCCCTCTTCTCCCGCGAGCGACAGAGCGAGGTCCAGCCCGGCCGCGCTCGCGCTGGCATGGAACACGATGTCGGCCTCCCGCGGCGCCGCCTCCGGCAGGGCGAAGGCGAGGCCGAGCGCCCGCGCCGTCTCCGCCCGGGCGGGGTCGCGGTCGATCAGGCAGACCTCCGCCCCCGGCAGGCCGGCGCAGAGATGGGCGACGAGGAGCCCGACCACGCCGCCGCCGACCACCGCGATCCGGTCCCCCGGCCCGGCGCCCGCATCCCACAGGGCGTTGAGTGCCGTCTCCATGTTGGCGGCGAGCACGGCGCGACGCGGCGGCAGGCCCTCCGGCAGGGGGCACAGGCTGTCCCGCGGGGCATTGAACGCTTCCTGGTGCGGCTGGAGCGCGAAGATCCGCTCGCCGTCCTCCGTCTCGGCGACGGCGCAATAGCCGTACTTGACCGGAAAGGAGAACTCGCCGCCCTGGCCCGGGGCCCGCATCCGTTCCGCCACCGCTTGCGGAACCCGGCCCTCGAAGACCAGACGTTCGGTGCCGCGGCTCAGGGCCGTCCACAGGGTACGTGCCCGCACCTCGTCCGGACCGGCTGGGGGCAGGCGCTCTTGCCGCAGCTCCGCCTGGCCGGCTGCGCTATACCAGAGCGCCCGCACGGCGTCCGCCGTGTCGCTCCCGGATGCCTGACGATGCCGCAAACCGACTCCTCGGTGGTCACCCTCGCGGAGGGGCCCGCCCGCGCTCCTCTCACGACGCCGACGGGCCTGCAAGCCTGCGTCACCTTGCGTCGCCGTCGCCTCCTGGTGCTCGGGCTCAACCTCACCACGATCCTGGCCCTCGCGGCGGGTCTCTGGGGGGTGCTGGCGCAGGACGGGGACGGGATCGACGGGCTCGACCTCGCGCTCCTCGCCTGTGGCCTCGCCACCCTGCCCTGGACGGTGCTGGGATTCTGGAATGCCGCGATCGGCTTCCTGCTCCTGCGGGCGGGCCGCCCGGGCATGCTCGCCGCCGCGCCGCACGCGGCGGCAGGGGAGGGGGAGGCGCCGCTCCACGTCTCCACCGCCGTGGTGATGACCCTGCGCAACGAGGATCCGGCCCGGGCGCTGTCGCGTCTCGCCCTGGTGCGCGAGAGCCTGGAGCGCACCGGCCACGGCGATGCTTTCCGCTACCACGTGCTGAGCGACAGCGACGATCCGCAGGTGATCCGGGCCGAGGAGGCGTGGGTCGCGTCCTGGCGCGCCGGGCTGCCCGGCCCGGAGGCGGACCGGATTCGGTATCGCCGCCGGCGCGACAATGCCGGCTACAAGGCCGGCAACCTCCAGGACTTCTGCGCCGGCAGCGACGCCGAC
This sequence is a window from Methylobacterium sp. SyP6R. Protein-coding genes within it:
- a CDS encoding 6-pyruvoyl trahydropterin synthase family protein, encoding MYAIEVRDHVMIAHSFRGELFGPAQALHGATFVVDVAFFRESLTPDGVVVDIGRASEALKTILAPINYRNLDDLPEFAGKNTTTEFLCGHIHGAMAAAARAGDLGPGGEGVSRIRVTLHESHLARAWFEAPLA
- a CDS encoding zinc-dependent alcohol dehydrogenase — encoded protein: MRQERLPPAGPDEVRARTLWTALSRGTERLVFEGRVPQAVAERMRAPGQGGEFSFPVKYGYCAVAETEDGERIFALQPHQEAFNAPRDSLCPLPEGLPPRRAVLAANMETALNALWDAGAGPGDRIAVVGGGVVGLLVAHLCAGLPGAEVCLIDRDPARAETARALGLAFALPEAAPREADIVFHASASAAGLDLALSLAGEEGTIVELSWYGTDTVAAPLGLAFHARRLRLIASQVGAVAASRRPRWSHRRRLAKALALLRDPRLDALVTEEVAFDALPAALPRLLAPGAPGLCTVIRY
- a CDS encoding glycosyltransferase family 4 protein, which encodes MRLCLAVPGDLSAPTGGYAYAREILAHLPAHGVAATHLALPGGFPAPGPDDLARTAVLLAAVPAGTGLLVDGLAYGALPPDLIRAVGRPVSVLVHHPLGYETGLSPERAAALVASERAVLALADRVVATSRYTARLLAAEFGVDHARIAIAEPGTAPAARVAPRPGPHVRLLAVGTVTPRKGYAVLVQALAALIDLDWSLTIAGSLDRAPACAAALRAQIAASCLRDRITLAGTVTPEALERLYQEADLAVSASLFEGYGMALAEALARGLPLVATTGGAAAETVPAGAGQAVPPGDAPALAASLRALIADPVRRAEAAAASWNAGRRLPDWPDTAAAVAAAMRTSS